From one Microbacterium sp. 10M-3C3 genomic stretch:
- a CDS encoding SDR family oxidoreductase: MTDIDGATILITGANGGLGAEFVTQALARGARRVYAAARTPREWGDARVVPLSLDVTDRDAIAQAADAAPDVDIVINNAGILRRGDLLTGDLADIEAMWETNTLGPLLVARAFAPRLVAASGALVNIGSVLSWYAAGKGYSMSKAALWSQTEGLRLELAPQGVHVMGVYLAYTDTPMNAGMDPAGMNTPADVVAQVYDGLVAGAGELLADDTTRAVRSRLSQVG, translated from the coding sequence ATGACCGACATCGACGGAGCCACGATCCTCATCACCGGAGCGAACGGCGGCCTCGGCGCCGAGTTCGTCACCCAGGCGCTCGCGCGCGGCGCCCGCCGCGTCTACGCCGCGGCCCGCACCCCGCGGGAGTGGGGCGACGCGCGCGTCGTGCCGCTCAGCCTCGACGTGACCGACCGCGACGCGATCGCCCAGGCGGCGGATGCGGCGCCCGACGTCGACATCGTCATCAACAACGCGGGCATCCTCCGTCGCGGCGACCTGCTCACCGGCGACCTGGCCGACATCGAGGCGATGTGGGAGACGAACACGCTCGGACCGCTGCTCGTCGCGCGGGCCTTCGCGCCGCGGCTGGTCGCCGCATCCGGCGCGCTCGTGAACATCGGGTCGGTGCTCAGCTGGTACGCCGCGGGCAAGGGCTACAGCATGTCGAAGGCGGCGCTGTGGTCGCAGACCGAGGGCCTGCGCCTCGAGCTTGCGCCGCAGGGCGTGCACGTCATGGGCGTATACCTCGCCTACACCGACACCCCGATGAACGCCGGCATGGACCCGGCGGGCATGAACACGCCCGCCGACGTCGTCGCGCAGGTGTACGACGGGCTCGTCGCGGGCGCCGGCGA
- a CDS encoding MFS transporter: MSQSVAAAPASQVTRWTPRQRLATALNLTGALTVAGAAGAGSPLFVYEQGRWGFGESTLTIMFSIYALTLLVTLLVAGSLSDHLGRRPVLIGALLLLAAASVLFLLADDASWLILARAVQGVATGAATSAFTAMVSETVPSASRDRMTQIAGSFPIGGLALGALAGGLAVQGTALPVVAVFVPVIVLIAVAISGSLLTPASSSRIPGAWRSLVPRVAVPRRLRGAFARAAVLVAAAWATSGLFLGLVPAFAHAVGVDGLPAAVLVFLQPATAAAAGIALTRLPAARAGLVGATALLAGGALAFAAAVGGSAPLMALAAIVGGVGNGLGFAAALRPLAAAAATHERGGVISAIYVVAYVAYGLPAFVAGQLAADLGLAGVTAGYALLIVAAAAAALLTRVPLRADSHPVLAGKEGRS; encoded by the coding sequence ATGTCCCAAAGTGTTGCGGCCGCACCGGCTTCGCAGGTCACGCGGTGGACGCCACGGCAGCGGCTGGCGACGGCGCTGAACCTGACCGGCGCGCTCACGGTCGCCGGCGCGGCGGGGGCGGGGAGCCCGCTGTTCGTGTACGAGCAGGGCCGGTGGGGCTTCGGCGAGAGCACGCTCACGATCATGTTCTCGATCTACGCGCTCACCCTCCTGGTGACGCTCCTCGTCGCAGGCTCGCTCTCCGACCACCTCGGCCGCCGTCCGGTGCTCATCGGGGCGCTCCTGCTGCTCGCCGCTGCATCCGTGCTCTTCCTCCTCGCCGACGACGCGAGCTGGCTGATCCTCGCCCGCGCCGTGCAGGGCGTCGCGACCGGCGCCGCCACGAGCGCGTTCACAGCGATGGTGTCGGAGACGGTGCCGTCAGCAAGCCGCGATCGGATGACGCAGATCGCGGGCAGCTTCCCGATCGGCGGCCTCGCGCTCGGCGCGCTCGCCGGAGGGCTCGCGGTGCAGGGCACCGCACTGCCGGTCGTCGCGGTGTTCGTGCCCGTGATCGTGCTCATCGCGGTGGCGATCTCGGGGTCGCTCCTCACCCCGGCGTCGTCGTCGCGCATCCCCGGCGCATGGCGGTCGCTCGTGCCGCGTGTCGCGGTGCCCCGCCGCCTGCGCGGAGCCTTCGCGCGCGCGGCGGTGCTCGTGGCCGCGGCGTGGGCCACCTCCGGTCTGTTCCTCGGCCTCGTTCCGGCGTTCGCGCACGCCGTCGGGGTCGACGGTCTGCCGGCGGCGGTGCTCGTCTTCCTGCAGCCGGCCACCGCCGCCGCGGCCGGCATCGCCCTGACGCGGCTGCCGGCCGCCCGCGCCGGTCTCGTCGGCGCGACGGCGCTCCTCGCCGGCGGTGCGCTCGCGTTCGCCGCCGCGGTCGGCGGGTCTGCGCCGCTCATGGCTCTCGCCGCGATCGTCGGCGGTGTCGGCAACGGCCTGGGCTTCGCCGCCGCGCTGCGCCCGCTCGCCGCCGCGGCGGCCACGCACGAGCGCGGCGGCGTGATCTCGGCGATCTACGTCGTCGCGTACGTCGCCTACGGCCTGCCCGCCTTCGTCGCCGGGCAGCTCGCGGCCGACCTCGGCCTGGCGGGCGTCACGGCCGGCTACGCGCTGCTCATCGTCGCCGCCGCCGCGGCGGCGCTCCTCACTCGCGTGCCGCTGCGGGCCGACTCCCACCCGGTGCTCGCCGGAAAGGAAGGACGGTCATGA